The following are from one region of the Endozoicomonas sp. 4G genome:
- a CDS encoding IS3 family transposase (programmed frameshift), with protein MAAKRKRHAPEFKAQVALEAYKGDKTINQLASEHEVAAVQVSQWKRQLLQGISEVFGRTRPEVDPETLTAPLYQEIGRLKMELDWLKKKSQAMSTDEKRRCIEPDHPELSIQRQCELIGLNRSSWYYQASQAQESLENLSLMRLIDEQYTRTPYYGSRRLTAWLNNQGYPVNRKRVQRLMQLMGIQGVGPKPGTSLRNKEHKVYPYLLRGVEILRPNQVWSTDITYCPMPQGFMYLVAIIDWYSRYVVSWELSNTLDADFCIHALNRALERAQPDIFNTDQGCQFTSHDFLAPLQEREIKISMDGKGRALDNIFVERLWRSVKYEWLYTHEFQTVPELHAGLDEYFEFYNTERLHQSLDYKTPKAIHFA; from the exons ATGGCAGCAAAAAGAAAACGACACGCGCCCGAGTTCAAGGCACAGGTGGCACTGGAAGCTTACAAGGGCGATAAGACTATAAACCAGCTGGCCAGTGAGCATGAAGTTGCAGCTGTGCAGGTCAGTCAGTGGAAGCGTCAACTGCTCCAAGGGATTTCAGAGGTCTTCGGCAGGACAAGACCAGAGGTTGATCCGGAAACGCTGACAGCGCCACTTTACCAAGAGATCGGTCGGCTCAAAATGGAGCTGGACTGGTTGAAAAAAAAATC TCAGGCAATGTCCACTGATGAGAAGCGGAGGTGCATTGAGCCAGATCATCCAGAACTGAGCATTCAGCGACAATGTGAGCTGATTGGGTTAAACAGGTCAAGTTGGTATTACCAAGCCTCTCAGGCTCAGGAAAGCCTGGAGAACCTGAGCCTGATGCGCTTGATTGACGAACAGTATACACGTACACCGTATTACGGCAGTCGCAGGTTAACAGCGTGGCTGAATAACCAGGGCTATCCAGTCAACAGGAAGCGTGTTCAGCGGCTCATGCAGCTGATGGGCATACAGGGTGTAGGGCCAAAACCTGGAACCAGTCTGAGGAACAAGGAGCACAAGGTGTACCCTTACTTGCTTCGAGGGGTTGAGATTCTCAGGCCTAACCAGGTGTGGAGTACTGATATTACCTACTGCCCTATGCCGCAGGGGTTCATGTATCTGGTTGCCATTATTGACTGGTATAGCCGTTACGTGGTGAGCTGGGAGTTATCAAATACATTGGATGCAGATTTTTGTATCCATGCGTTGAACCGTGCTCTGGAGCGGGCACAGCCTGACATATTCAACACAGATCAAGGCTGTCAGTTTACCAGCCATGATTTTCTGGCACCCTTACAGGAACGGGAAATCAAGATCAGTATGGACGGCAAAGGCCGAGCACTGGATAACATTTTTGTAGAAAGGCTCTGGCGTTCCGTCAAGTACGAATGGCTATACACACATGAGTTTCAGACGGTTCCTGAGCTTCACGCAGGGCTGGATGAGTACTTTGAGTTTTACAACACTGAGCGATTACATCAGTCGCTGGACTATAAGACACCGAAGGCAATTCACTTTGCATGA
- a CDS encoding DUF6444 domain-containing protein translates to MSQLTPEFQMIVALLAVVNELQEQVTVLSQQGAKLETENKELSARLNTNSRNSSKPPSSDGYAKPNAKAKDSLEATESDPKDEKPNPKSLRKKSGRKPGGQKGHKGSTLRQAAKAEHTHYHPVIDCENAVARCVRKKRLSGLNDKCLNLVVLVTLK, encoded by the coding sequence ATGAGTCAGCTTACTCCCGAATTTCAGATGATTGTCGCCCTCCTTGCCGTTGTGAATGAGCTGCAAGAGCAGGTGACCGTGCTGAGCCAGCAAGGGGCAAAGCTGGAGACGGAGAACAAAGAACTCTCAGCTAGACTCAATACCAACAGCCGCAACAGCAGCAAGCCTCCATCCTCGGATGGATATGCAAAACCCAACGCCAAAGCAAAGGACTCTTTAGAGGCGACGGAGAGCGACCCAAAAGACGAAAAACCCAACCCAAAAAGCTTACGAAAGAAGTCAGGTCGTAAGCCTGGCGGCCAGAAAGGTCACAAGGGTTCTACGCTTCGACAAGCTGCTAAAGCAGAGCATACCCACTACCACCCTGTCATTGACTGCGAAAATGCGGTTGCTCGCTGCGTTCGGAAAAAACGGTTAAGCGGGTTGAACGACAAGTGTTTGAACCTGGTCGTTTTGGTCACTTTGAAGTGA
- a CDS encoding IS66 family transposase: MFEPGRFGHFEVTAHVAEVKKCSCGHVTQASFPEGVDSHVQYGPVTQALAVYLCQYQLVPYKRASQFFMDIFGLEVSPGSICTFQEKAYNQLASTEQAIADALKVEPIAGADETGMRVAGALWWMHVLRTEKWTMYHLDPSRGHSAIESMGILLAFAGILVHDHYKAYFRYAALHALCNAHHLRELQGVVDRDCNHLAARLQRLLRLACHLSNGFRKIGMKAMPEVIYQRIASLFERTARRALAEEAEYMERVRQRLGRDKVKNTKAFNLFKRLVEFKDETLRFMTDLNIPFDNNGSERDIRNGKVKQKISGCIRSKKGAKWYCRIRSYVSSARKQGQNVFEALLIAMKNYCGHPLLGAE; the protein is encoded by the coding sequence GTGTTTGAACCTGGTCGTTTTGGTCACTTTGAAGTGACTGCTCATGTAGCAGAGGTCAAAAAGTGTAGCTGCGGTCATGTAACGCAGGCCAGCTTCCCTGAAGGCGTAGACTCTCATGTGCAGTATGGGCCCGTTACTCAGGCACTGGCCGTGTATCTTTGCCAGTATCAGCTGGTGCCTTACAAGCGTGCTTCCCAGTTCTTCATGGATATTTTCGGATTAGAGGTTAGCCCGGGTTCTATCTGCACCTTCCAGGAAAAGGCTTATAACCAGTTAGCCAGCACCGAACAGGCTATTGCCGATGCCCTCAAGGTAGAACCCATTGCCGGTGCTGACGAAACAGGCATGAGAGTAGCCGGGGCGCTATGGTGGATGCATGTCCTTCGTACTGAAAAATGGACGATGTACCACCTTGATCCCAGTCGAGGTCACTCCGCCATAGAGTCCATGGGCATCTTACTGGCCTTTGCTGGAATATTAGTTCATGACCACTACAAGGCTTACTTCCGTTATGCTGCACTTCATGCCCTCTGCAATGCCCATCACCTAAGAGAGTTACAGGGTGTTGTTGACAGGGACTGCAACCATCTTGCCGCACGCTTGCAACGGTTACTGAGACTGGCCTGCCATCTCAGCAACGGTTTCAGAAAGATTGGCATGAAGGCTATGCCAGAAGTGATTTACCAGCGCATTGCCTCACTGTTCGAGCGGACAGCGAGAAGAGCGCTGGCTGAAGAGGCTGAGTATATGGAACGAGTACGGCAACGGCTGGGTCGTGACAAAGTCAAAAATACCAAAGCCTTCAACCTGTTTAAGCGGTTGGTGGAGTTCAAGGACGAAACCTTGAGATTCATGACCGACCTCAACATCCCCTTCGACAATAATGGCAGTGAACGAGACATAAGAAATGGCAAGGTGAAGCAAAAAATATCGGGTTGTATCAGAAGCAAGAAAGGAGCGAAATGGTATTGCCGGATACGGAGTTATGTTTCATCGGCGAGAAAGCAGGGTCAGAACGTTTTCGAAGCCCTGCTTATAGCCATGAAGAATTACTGCGGTCATCCTTTGCTGGGTGCTGAATAG
- the chrA gene encoding chromate efflux transporter: protein MRHSILDVFWRFLVLGCYAFGGPTAHIGYFHKEFVERRKWLGERDYADTVALCQMLPGPASSQVGMSIGFERAGLPGAIAAFLGFTLPSALIMILLALGYSEISGIPAAMGILQGIKLFAVAVVADALIKMGKSLCPDRPRVTLAILSAGAMLVLPHVFTQIGVIFVAGACGFIIYKNQSADNSQAQVKGSKRQAFTALVLFLAGLLLLPFIAGMSDSTSLNLFDSFYRAGALVFGGGHVVLPMLQAEVVHAGGVTPDAFLVGYSAAQAVPGPMFALAPFLGGVYGGSYSISHALAALLGIFAPSFLLLAAAWPFWNRLKAMPTLRAAIHGINAAVVGLLLAAFYNPVITLAIKDAQDVALALLAYLLLAVWKLPVAWMVPLFAGIGFLLI, encoded by the coding sequence ATGAGACACTCGATTCTTGACGTCTTCTGGCGTTTTCTGGTGCTGGGTTGCTACGCCTTCGGAGGACCCACGGCCCACATCGGCTACTTTCATAAAGAGTTTGTGGAACGTCGCAAGTGGCTGGGCGAAAGGGATTACGCAGACACCGTAGCCCTTTGCCAGATGCTGCCCGGACCGGCCAGCAGCCAGGTGGGGATGAGCATAGGTTTTGAACGCGCCGGGCTGCCGGGGGCTATTGCTGCCTTCCTGGGGTTCACCTTGCCTTCGGCCCTGATCATGATTCTGCTGGCGCTGGGCTACAGTGAAATATCCGGTATTCCTGCTGCTATGGGAATACTTCAGGGCATCAAGCTGTTTGCCGTTGCGGTAGTGGCTGACGCGCTCATCAAAATGGGGAAATCATTATGCCCGGACCGCCCCAGAGTGACACTAGCGATTCTGTCAGCAGGAGCCATGTTGGTGCTGCCCCATGTGTTCACCCAGATTGGGGTGATTTTTGTTGCGGGTGCCTGTGGATTCATAATCTACAAAAATCAGTCAGCGGATAATAGTCAGGCCCAGGTTAAAGGCAGTAAACGACAAGCGTTTACCGCCCTGGTTCTGTTCCTTGCCGGTTTGCTCTTACTGCCTTTCATCGCAGGCATGTCAGACTCAACCAGCCTGAACCTGTTTGACAGTTTCTATCGTGCCGGCGCCCTGGTGTTTGGCGGCGGTCATGTCGTTCTGCCCATGCTTCAGGCTGAAGTGGTTCATGCTGGCGGGGTGACCCCGGATGCCTTTCTGGTAGGTTACAGTGCCGCTCAGGCGGTACCTGGCCCTATGTTTGCCCTGGCTCCTTTCCTGGGGGGTGTATACGGTGGCAGCTACAGTATTTCCCATGCACTGGCGGCTTTGTTGGGTATTTTTGCGCCTTCTTTCCTACTGCTGGCAGCGGCCTGGCCTTTCTGGAATCGTCTGAAAGCGATGCCAACACTGAGAGCCGCCATTCATGGCATTAATGCTGCGGTGGTGGGCTTGCTTCTGGCAGCCTTCTACAACCCGGTGATCACTCTGGCCATCAAGGATGCACAGGATGTTGCCCTGGCATTACTGGCTTATCTGCTGCTGGCGGTCTGGAAACTGCCTGTTGCCTGGATGGTGCCCCTGTTTGCAGGCATTGGTTTTCTGTTGATCTGA
- the tatA gene encoding Sec-independent protein translocase subunit TatA: protein MGLGGISIWQLLIILLIVVMLFGTKKLKNMGGDLGGAVKGFKKALNEEENDAAVKKAAQEDSTQKEISHKA from the coding sequence ATGGGTCTTGGTGGAATCAGTATCTGGCAGTTATTAATTATTCTGCTGATTGTCGTGATGTTGTTCGGCACGAAAAAACTGAAGAATATGGGCGGTGACCTGGGTGGTGCGGTGAAAGGTTTCAAGAAGGCGTTAAATGAAGAAGAGAACGACGCCGCTGTGAAAAAGGCCGCACAGGAAGACAGCACTCAAAAAGAAATTTCCCATAAAGCCTGA
- the tatC gene encoding twin-arginine translocase subunit TatC, whose product MSSTIESNDEQKPLVQHLLELRTRVLRSMVVVLIIFAGLFYFSSTLYEFFSEPLRVFLPENTSMIATDVASPFLAPFKLTMILALFAAIPFILNQVWGFIAPGLYKHEKRLAVPLLVASVVLFYAGVAFAYFVVFPLIFGFFTSTGPESVAVMTDINSYLNFILKLFFAFGMAFEIPVATVLLIWSGISTVESMSKKRPYIVVGCFVLGMLLTPPDVISQTLLAGPMWLLFEVGILFARLTSRKSKEVQVKS is encoded by the coding sequence ATGTCATCTACTATCGAGAGCAATGACGAGCAGAAGCCGCTGGTTCAGCACCTGCTTGAGCTGAGAACCCGTGTCCTGCGCAGCATGGTGGTTGTGCTGATTATTTTTGCCGGGCTGTTCTACTTTTCCAGTACGCTCTATGAGTTCTTTTCAGAGCCTCTGAGGGTTTTCCTGCCGGAAAACACCAGCATGATCGCGACCGACGTTGCATCACCCTTTCTGGCACCTTTCAAACTGACCATGATCCTGGCACTGTTTGCCGCGATTCCTTTTATTCTGAATCAGGTATGGGGGTTTATTGCACCAGGGCTTTACAAGCATGAGAAAAGGCTGGCGGTGCCACTGCTGGTGGCCAGTGTCGTCTTGTTTTATGCCGGGGTCGCCTTTGCTTACTTTGTGGTCTTTCCGCTGATTTTTGGTTTCTTTACCAGTACCGGTCCTGAGAGCGTCGCGGTGATGACCGATATAAACAGTTACCTGAATTTTATTCTGAAACTGTTTTTTGCCTTCGGTATGGCATTTGAGATTCCTGTTGCCACAGTGCTGCTGATCTGGTCGGGCATCTCAACCGTTGAGTCCATGTCCAAAAAGCGTCCGTACATAGTCGTAGGTTGTTTTGTCCTGGGCATGTTGCTGACACCGCCCGATGTGATTTCCCAAACTTTGCTGGCTGGCCCGATGTGGCTGTTGTTTGAGGTGGGTATTCTGTTTGCCCGTCTGACTTCTCGAAAATCAAAGGAAGTGCAAGTTAAATCTTGA
- a CDS encoding YdcF family protein, whose translation MNIIWVLMVAIIFKTTVGWLVWVALIVLYLLSVTPVANLLARGLETYPPVDTEVCKKADAIVLLGGGRPRSSPELEGYQPTSLSLERIRYAALLYRECRVPILATGGGERPESEMMARVLKNDYNVDVTWIENQSTTTWQNAQNSKKLLDKERLDKKQPTVVLVTHAWHMPRSVMSFKKAGFTVIPAPTAFISKEIPWRKGAYWIPRVRNLRTSELALHEYLGFAWYWLTHR comes from the coding sequence TTGAATATTATCTGGGTGCTGATGGTGGCAATCATCTTTAAAACGACCGTGGGCTGGCTGGTGTGGGTCGCCTTGATTGTGCTCTATCTGCTTTCGGTTACCCCTGTTGCCAACCTCTTGGCCAGGGGATTGGAGACCTATCCTCCTGTTGATACGGAGGTTTGTAAAAAGGCCGATGCCATTGTGCTGTTGGGGGGAGGCAGGCCCAGAAGCTCTCCCGAACTGGAGGGGTATCAACCGACCTCTTTGTCACTTGAGCGCATTCGTTATGCCGCCTTGCTGTACCGGGAGTGTCGAGTCCCCATTCTGGCCACCGGGGGTGGTGAGCGACCGGAGTCAGAAATGATGGCCAGAGTGCTCAAAAATGATTACAACGTGGATGTGACGTGGATAGAAAATCAAAGCACGACTACCTGGCAAAATGCTCAGAACAGTAAAAAGCTGTTGGATAAAGAACGACTGGATAAAAAGCAGCCAACCGTTGTCCTGGTCACCCATGCCTGGCACATGCCCCGGTCAGTGATGAGTTTTAAAAAGGCGGGCTTTACAGTGATTCCGGCACCGACGGCATTTATCTCGAAAGAGATTCCCTGGCGAAAAGGTGCTTACTGGATACCGAGGGTTCGAAACCTCAGGACCAGTGAACTGGCTCTGCATGAATACCTGGGATTCGCCTGGTACTGGCTGACCCACCGATAG
- a CDS encoding class II fumarate hydratase, translated as MYSSTEPSSGVRIERDSLGEVSVPRNALYGAQTQRAVENFPVSGQPLPHPFITAIVRIKKAAARTNQSLELLSDEHALAIIAAADTLIAGEYADQFPVDVYQTGSGTSSNMNVNEVISNLINRSSGLKISPNDHINMGQSSNDVIPSAIHVSSALLVHNHLLPALDHLLEVMDKRRVELENTVKTGRTHMMDAMPVTFGQEISGWMALLNNDRQRIKQTLERLYQLTLGGTAVGTGTNTHHDFAEKVSHQLSQDTGLPFQPASNFFAAQSMPATALELSSDLRSVAVSLMKIANDLRLMNSGPLAGLGEIELPTLQPGSSIMPGKVNPVISESVTMAAAQIMGLDAAIAIAAQSGNFQLNVMLPLIANNLINSLTLATNSSLILADKAIAGFTVKEAHIKETLSRNPVLVTALNPLIGYMKAAEIAKQAYREKRPVIEVAKEKTGMSEEALKKILDPGRATKGGIIK; from the coding sequence ATGTACAGCTCTACAGAACCCTCATCCGGGGTACGAATTGAACGAGACAGTCTGGGAGAAGTGAGCGTCCCCAGGAACGCCCTGTACGGTGCCCAGACCCAGCGGGCGGTTGAGAATTTTCCTGTCAGTGGCCAGCCGTTGCCCCATCCTTTCATAACAGCCATTGTCCGCATCAAAAAAGCCGCCGCCCGAACCAATCAGTCACTTGAGTTACTGTCTGATGAACATGCCCTGGCCATTATTGCAGCGGCAGACACGCTTATTGCAGGAGAATACGCTGATCAGTTTCCTGTCGATGTCTACCAGACCGGGTCCGGAACCAGCAGTAATATGAATGTGAACGAAGTGATCAGTAATCTGATCAATCGTTCTTCAGGGTTAAAAATTTCGCCCAATGACCACATCAATATGGGGCAGAGCAGTAACGACGTGATTCCTTCTGCTATTCATGTGTCTTCTGCGCTGCTGGTTCACAATCACCTGCTGCCTGCTTTGGATCATCTTCTGGAAGTCATGGATAAACGTCGGGTGGAGCTTGAGAATACCGTGAAAACCGGCAGAACCCACATGATGGACGCCATGCCGGTGACGTTTGGTCAGGAAATCAGTGGCTGGATGGCACTGCTTAACAACGACAGACAGCGAATCAAACAAACCCTTGAGCGTCTCTATCAGCTCACTCTGGGAGGCACCGCGGTAGGAACCGGAACCAATACCCATCATGACTTTGCCGAAAAAGTCAGCCATCAATTGAGCCAGGATACCGGCCTGCCTTTCCAGCCTGCCAGTAACTTCTTTGCTGCCCAGAGTATGCCAGCCACAGCACTTGAGCTGTCCTCTGACCTTCGCAGTGTGGCGGTGTCATTGATGAAAATCGCCAATGATCTGCGCCTGATGAACAGTGGACCTTTGGCGGGACTGGGTGAGATCGAACTACCAACCCTGCAACCTGGTTCCAGTATCATGCCGGGCAAGGTCAATCCGGTGATCTCTGAATCGGTTACCATGGCGGCCGCCCAGATCATGGGACTGGATGCAGCCATCGCTATTGCCGCCCAATCTGGCAACTTTCAGCTCAATGTCATGCTGCCACTGATCGCCAACAATTTGATCAACAGCCTTACTCTGGCCACCAACAGCAGTCTGATTCTTGCCGATAAGGCGATAGCTGGCTTTACCGTCAAGGAAGCTCATATCAAAGAAACACTGAGCCGCAATCCCGTCCTGGTGACAGCACTAAACCCGTTGATTGGCTATATGAAGGCGGCAGAAATTGCCAAGCAGGCGTACCGCGAGAAACGACCTGTCATTGAGGTCGCTAAAGAAAAAACCGGCATGTCGGAAGAGGCTTTGAAGAAAATTCTGGATCCGGGACGAGCCACTAAAGGTGGCATCATCAAATAG
- the lnt gene encoding apolipoprotein N-acyltransferase, with translation MNKKTLYFGHLVTLLAGSLFPLGFSPFNIWPVLILATATGFAYTRTETVKTTTVRGLLFGLGLFVTGTSWIYVSIHNFGAASAPLAGLLTFLFVLMLATIMVMPLFYLYAKIRHRFNIQAPWQQALLFAGLWTLFEWVRSWLLTGFPWLLEGYALLDTPVQSWAPVVGVFGLSLLMATTAALITATLVTDRANRNPPLIALSITLLFWIASVPLAKIQWTRPVGEISFSAVQGNIPQLLKWDPGYVEETLATYYGLSKDEWDQELIVWPENAIPLLYSQARSVLSQLNRKAAEHNSALIIGLPIDERSEETKSLVDENYYNGILAMGLGEGRYYKQKLVPFGEYVPFDSALRGLIRFFDLPMSAFSPGHSRQEKLRIPNAVITAYICYEVVYPDFAAQQAKDSGLLITISNDTWFGKSIGPEQHFQMARMRSLETGRYMIRATNDGISALIDDKGRVAESIERFKPGVLRGTAEVMTGNTPFMVFGSWPVLFLSLLMMVVSVLSARRSQKSRF, from the coding sequence ATGAACAAAAAAACGCTCTACTTCGGTCACCTTGTCACACTGTTGGCCGGAAGCCTGTTTCCACTGGGTTTCAGTCCCTTTAACATCTGGCCTGTCCTGATCCTTGCGACAGCAACCGGCTTTGCCTATACCCGCACAGAAACGGTAAAAACGACCACTGTCCGAGGTTTACTGTTTGGACTGGGCCTGTTCGTTACAGGCACTTCCTGGATTTATGTCAGCATTCATAATTTTGGGGCGGCCTCAGCCCCGCTGGCAGGCCTGCTGACCTTTCTGTTCGTTCTGATGCTGGCAACCATCATGGTCATGCCGCTTTTCTATCTTTATGCAAAAATCAGGCATCGGTTCAATATTCAGGCGCCCTGGCAGCAGGCCCTGCTGTTCGCCGGATTATGGACACTGTTTGAATGGGTTCGCAGCTGGCTGCTCACCGGTTTCCCCTGGCTGCTTGAGGGTTACGCACTGCTCGACACGCCTGTTCAATCCTGGGCACCTGTCGTTGGTGTTTTTGGTTTGAGTCTGCTCATGGCTACCACTGCGGCCCTGATTACTGCAACTCTGGTCACTGATCGAGCGAATCGGAACCCACCTTTGATCGCCCTGTCCATCACCTTACTGTTCTGGATTGCCTCCGTGCCACTGGCTAAAATCCAGTGGACCCGGCCCGTGGGAGAGATCAGTTTCAGCGCAGTTCAGGGGAATATCCCCCAGCTCCTGAAATGGGATCCAGGCTATGTTGAGGAAACGCTGGCTACTTACTACGGGCTTTCTAAAGACGAGTGGGATCAGGAGCTGATCGTCTGGCCTGAAAATGCCATACCTCTTCTCTACAGTCAGGCCCGATCCGTGCTCAGCCAACTCAATCGTAAAGCCGCTGAACACAACAGCGCCCTGATTATCGGCTTGCCGATTGATGAGCGATCGGAAGAGACAAAATCCCTGGTCGACGAAAACTATTACAACGGCATACTCGCCATGGGTCTGGGAGAAGGTCGGTACTACAAACAGAAGCTGGTTCCCTTTGGCGAGTACGTCCCTTTCGATTCAGCCCTGCGCGGCCTGATCCGCTTCTTTGACCTGCCTATGTCGGCCTTCAGCCCCGGTCATAGCAGGCAGGAAAAACTGCGAATCCCTAATGCGGTAATTACCGCTTATATTTGTTATGAAGTGGTCTACCCTGACTTTGCTGCCCAGCAGGCAAAAGACAGTGGGTTGTTAATAACCATCAGTAATGACACCTGGTTTGGCAAATCCATTGGCCCTGAGCAACACTTTCAGATGGCCCGTATGCGCTCACTGGAAACAGGTCGATATATGATTCGTGCGACCAATGACGGTATCAGCGCCCTTATAGACGACAAAGGAAGAGTGGCTGAAAGCATCGAACGCTTCAAACCCGGAGTACTGAGAGGTACCGCTGAAGTCATGACAGGCAATACGCCTTTCATGGTGTTTGGATCCTGGCCTGTTTTATTCCTGAGTCTGTTAATGATGGTAGTGTCAGTGCTCAGCGCAAGAAGATCCCAGAAGTCTCGCTTCTGA
- a CDS encoding transporter associated domain-containing protein produces MNDDTAPGDSPAPTWKDKLTALFVQNPQNRSELLTVLNDAGLRGIIDHEALSIIEGAVQVADMQAREIMIPRSQMVCVDEDQEPRDFLPKVIESAHSRFPVIGDTKDEIIGILLAKDLLPLILQNGKFNIKDHLRPATFIPESKRLNVLLKEFRTNRNHMAIVIDEFGGVAGLVTIEDVLEQIVGDIEDEHDVEEDSFIKPVEEQAHTFIVKALTPIEDFNEHFESNFSDDEFDTIGGIVLQEFGHMPKRNEFVEIDGFRFDVLNSDGRRIRLLRVSSV; encoded by the coding sequence ATGAACGACGACACTGCGCCGGGCGACTCGCCCGCCCCGACATGGAAAGACAAACTGACGGCTCTTTTCGTCCAGAACCCTCAAAACCGGAGCGAGTTGCTGACTGTGCTCAATGACGCCGGACTCAGAGGCATTATTGATCATGAGGCTCTCAGTATTATTGAGGGAGCGGTCCAGGTAGCCGATATGCAGGCCAGGGAAATCATGATCCCACGCTCCCAGATGGTCTGCGTTGATGAAGACCAGGAGCCCAGGGATTTCCTGCCCAAGGTCATCGAATCGGCCCACTCACGCTTTCCCGTCATCGGCGATACCAAAGACGAGATTATCGGCATTCTTCTGGCCAAGGATCTTCTGCCGCTGATTCTTCAGAATGGCAAATTCAATATCAAGGATCACCTTCGTCCTGCCACCTTCATTCCCGAAAGCAAACGTCTGAATGTACTCCTGAAAGAGTTCCGTACCAACCGTAACCACATGGCCATCGTCATTGATGAGTTTGGGGGTGTCGCCGGACTGGTCACGATTGAAGACGTTCTCGAACAAATCGTCGGGGACATAGAAGACGAGCATGACGTTGAAGAGGACAGCTTCATCAAACCGGTTGAGGAGCAGGCCCACACTTTTATTGTCAAGGCCCTGACCCCGATAGAAGACTTTAACGAACATTTTGAATCCAACTTCAGCGACGACGAGTTCGATACCATTGGGGGCATCGTCCTGCAGGAATTTGGACATATGCCCAAACGAAATGAGTTCGTGGAGATCGACGGCTTCCGGTTTGATGTTCTGAATTCCGATGGTCGCCGAATTCGATTGTTGCGAGTCAGCTCCGTCTAG
- the ybeY gene encoding rRNA maturation RNase YbeY, with protein sequence MPADVLVDIQIASESSELPSQADLHKWAAAAIGDHRQEAEISLRIVDLKEGAELNQQWRQKEGPTNVLSFPSDLPEELNLPLLGDLVICSPVVEREAREQNKTLQAHWAHMMVHGTLHLLGYDHIEEDEALTMESLETAILQSLGFPDPYQLEKRGS encoded by the coding sequence ATGCCAGCAGACGTTCTTGTCGACATTCAAATAGCCAGCGAGAGTTCCGAACTCCCCTCCCAGGCGGACCTGCACAAATGGGCCGCTGCGGCTATCGGTGATCACCGCCAGGAAGCCGAAATCAGCCTGCGTATTGTTGACCTCAAAGAAGGTGCCGAACTCAATCAGCAGTGGCGCCAGAAAGAAGGGCCTACCAACGTTCTGTCTTTTCCTTCTGACCTGCCGGAAGAACTTAACCTGCCGCTTTTGGGCGATCTGGTCATCTGCTCCCCCGTGGTTGAACGTGAAGCCAGGGAACAGAATAAAACCCTTCAGGCACACTGGGCTCACATGATGGTTCATGGCACACTGCACCTGTTGGGCTATGACCATATTGAAGAAGACGAAGCCCTGACGATGGAATCTCTGGAAACAGCGATTCTTCAAAGTCTGGGTTTTCCTGATCCGTACCAGCTCGAAAAGCGCGGATCATAA